The proteins below are encoded in one region of Clostridium estertheticum:
- the spoIIID gene encoding sporulation transcriptional regulator SpoIIID — protein sequence MKDYIEDRVLEVAKYIIESKSTIRRTAKVFGVSKSTIHKDMTERLPTLNPKIASQAKIILDLNKAERHIRGGDATRLKYKAIEG from the coding sequence TTGAAAGACTATATTGAAGACAGAGTATTAGAAGTTGCTAAGTATATTATTGAGTCGAAATCCACAATAAGAAGAACCGCCAAGGTGTTTGGAGTTAGCAAGAGTACTATACACAAGGATATGACGGAGAGATTACCGACATTAAATCCTAAAATTGCTAGTCAGGCAAAAATAATTTTAGATTTAAATAAAGCTGAAAGACATATTAGAGGTGGAGATGCTACTAGGCTTAAATATAAGGCAATTGAAGGATAA
- a CDS encoding M23 family metallopeptidase, whose translation MNKNANNKALNFFKKEGFYVILFVCLCIVATVASITANNKSKIASNQEAVQKEQANAGNVTGGNQKEYDGALQVKKENIAKTKELKPVPNIKSVATAAVSGSVNAQFANPVANGLLARAYSKEIDSVVFKTDGSYRTNLGVDIQAKIGEPVVAAMDGIVKEVGTDVVGQNGNMVVIDHQNGLVTKYTSLSEKILVKKGDKVNKKQQIGTVGNSSLNSYKEVYGSHLHFEVSQNNTNIDPAKYIKYDKYQPAKTK comes from the coding sequence ATGAATAAAAACGCAAACAATAAGGCATTAAACTTTTTCAAGAAGGAGGGCTTCTACGTAATTTTATTTGTTTGTTTATGTATAGTAGCTACAGTGGCATCTATAACAGCAAATAATAAAAGTAAAATTGCAAGCAATCAGGAAGCAGTACAAAAAGAACAAGCTAATGCAGGTAATGTAACTGGAGGGAATCAAAAGGAATACGATGGTGCTCTTCAAGTGAAAAAAGAAAATATAGCTAAGACTAAAGAACTTAAACCAGTGCCTAACATAAAAAGTGTAGCAACTGCTGCAGTTTCTGGCTCAGTTAATGCTCAATTTGCAAATCCAGTGGCTAATGGGCTACTCGCAAGAGCATATTCAAAAGAAATTGATTCAGTAGTGTTCAAGACTGATGGAAGCTATAGAACAAATTTAGGAGTTGACATTCAAGCTAAAATAGGCGAGCCAGTGGTTGCGGCAATGGATGGAATAGTTAAAGAAGTTGGTACTGATGTTGTAGGTCAAAATGGAAATATGGTTGTAATAGATCATCAAAATGGGCTTGTTACTAAATATACTAGCTTAAGTGAAAAAATATTAGTAAAAAAGGGCGATAAAGTAAATAAAAAACAGCAAATTGGTACAGTGGGAAACTCTAGTTTAAATTCATATAAAGAAGTATATGGTTCTCATTTGCATTTTGAAGTTTCGCAAAATAATACGAATATTGATCCTGCTAAATATATAAAATATGATAAATACCAACCTGCAAAAACAAAATAA